CTTGCCTTCTCTCCCTCTGCTAATAGGAAATTACCTGGCACACCTTCCACCTCGCGGTACCCGAGCGCTGCCAGCTTCCGCTGCATGACCACTCTTCCAGGAATGACTCCAACCATTGGGTGTGCCGCACCGGCAGAATCCACAAGCTCTTCCGTTAAAAACATAAATCCTCCGCACTCCGCTAGCGTCGGAAGCCCGTCAGCGATTCTCGTCCTAACCGATTCTCTAGCATGAACATTCGCTGCAAGCCGCTGCGCGAACTCTTCAGGGAAGCCGCCGCCTATATACAGTCCATCGGCATTGGCTGGTACTTCTTCACCGGCAAGTGGAGAAAAGTAAATGCATTCCGCTCCGCTGGACTCCAGCAGCTCAATATTCTCGGGATAATAGAAGTGAAACGCGGAGTCTTTGGCAATGGCGATGGTCAGCTTTTCACGTTGATTCGCTCCCGTAAGAGTCGATGGAGTTCCATTCAAATCCGGAAGAGCCGCTGCGATCGAAGAAATCTGAAGCAATTGGTCTAAGTCGATTTGAGCTGAGATCATCTCTGCTAGCTTCTGAAAATACCCATCGAGCTCTCCTCTTTCAATGAAAGGAACAAGTCCCAAATGGCGTTCCGGCAGTGCAATATCCGCGGCCTTCGGCATCCAGCCGATTACCGGTATACCGCACTCCTGCTCGGTAGCTTCCTTGACCATCTTATAATGTCCGGCGCTTCCAGCGTGGTTCACAATGACACCGGCAATACGGCAGGCCGGCTGCAACAGCTGAAACCCTTTCACGATTGCAGCCGCGCTTCTAGCCATGCTGGCAATATTGACAACGAGGATCACCGGTGCATCCAAAATTCTGCTGATATCTGCGGTGCTGCCTTCATCGGATAAATGGTTTTTCCCGTCATACATGCCCATAACGCCTTCAATAATGGAAATGTCGGCACCTTGGCTTCCTTTGAGATAGGTAGTTTTTACACCGTCGCGTCCTGTCATCCAGCTGTCCAAATTGCGCGAAGGCCTTCCGGTTACCGCCGTATGATAGGTGGGATCGATGTAATCAGGGCCGCATTTAAACCCCTGCACGACAAGTCCCCTTTGCTGTAAAGCTGCCATGATGCCGATCGTCAGTGTCGTCTTACCGACACCGCTGCCTGTACCTGCTATGACAATTCTTCCTGACACGATGGCCCTCCCTCCGCAAATCGCAGCAAACCGACAGAGATCGTTACGTTCCCTGATTTCTTCTTGGTCAGAGCAAGCTGCTCTGACTGGATGTAGAGCTTGGCTGCCGGTTCGCTGACCCCATAGGCTCCTGTGAATTTATATACGGTTTCGGATGGGGCTTCAACAGGAATACGGTTGAGATCTTCCGGTGTATAACAGACGAATTCCCAGCCAAATTTGCGAACGACCGCGAGCAGCCCCTCTTCATCCTTCTTGAGATCAATGGTACAAGCAGCTTTCACACTAAGCAGAGAAAAGCCTAACTCGTCCAATGTTTCACGAATGACTGCTTCAATTTCTTCTGCCGCGGTTCCCCGATTGCAGCCGATTCCAAGCACGATCACTCTCGGTCTGTACAATACACCGTTATGCAAAATAGCTTGTTCATCTGCCCGCAGCAAGCGATGCGTGATGAGCAGCACCGCTTGCGGATCGTAGGCGGCAGCGTCTTCAATTTGCGTGAACCTCTGGATGTGGGGCGGGATCTGACGGTCATGCTGCCACCAATCGGTTTCACCGGATTCCTGTATAACCGCGATCCGTTCTTCATTAACGACAGATGCACTGACCGGGGTCAGCTTATCCGCGGACTCCCACCTCCAGCCAAAACGGCGGCCGAACAGGTCGACGGGAATCGTTTTTTGCACATCAGAGGCTGTTGTGATGACCGGTCTTGCCCCTAATGCAGCCGCCACCTCCAGCGTAAGCTCATTAGCTCCGCCTAAATGGCCGGACAGCACACTGATGACATGCTCGGCATGATCGTCGATGACGACAATTGCTGGGTCTTTCTTCTTGTCCTGAAGCAGCGGCGCGATCATTCGCACGACAGCACCGAGCGAGATGATGATAATCAATCCTTGATAAGCGGGAAATAAAGCGGGGAATAGCAGGCGCACACTATTCTCAAAGAGCTGAATGCCTTTCTGTTCTTCATCTCCGTGCCGAAACTTGCTCATATAGTAAACGTCCGTGCCGCTCATACGTTCATGCAGCCTGCGCGCTGTCTCAACGCCGTGTTTGGTAATCGCAACAATGGCATAATCACTGCTTTGCTGAATAGTAGGTATATTGCCTTCTTTGAGCGAGATGATCATGCCTTCACTCCTCTGCGGAAGCGATGCGTAAACGTCTTGTCATACAGCTTGGAGCGGTATTCCTCTTTTCCGTGAATCTCCGGATCAAGCGCCCAACCGGCTAGAATCATTGCGTGCGAGCGGATGCCGCCCTTTCTCATATCTTCCTCAAGACGCGCGATCGTCGTACGAATAATCTGCTGATCGGGCCATGATGCGCGCTGAACGACCGCTACAGGTGTGTCCTCACTCCAGCCCGCTTCCAGCAGCTCACCTACGACCTTCTTGGTCAGTGTGGCGCTCAAAAACAAGGCAATGGTACAGTGGTGTGCCGCGAGGTCACGAAGCTTCTCAAGCTCCGGCACCGGTGTCCTGCCCTCGGCACGGGTCAGAATGACCGTTTGTGTTAGCTCCGGAATCGTTAATTCAGCGCCTACCACGGCAGCCGAAGCAAAGACCGAGCTGACACCGGGAATAATTTCATAGCCGATTCCTTCCTTACGCAGCAAGGCAATTTGCTCCATGGTCGCACCGAACATAGCGGGATCACCCGTATGGACCCGAACCACCATTTTGCCCTGCTTCAGCCTATCGACCATTAGCTGTACCATTTCGCCGAGCTCCATGCCTGAGCTTTTCACAATCTCAGCTTCAGGCTTTGCCATGGCAATCAGTTCATCGTTGACCAAGGAATCGGTGTACATGACCACATCCGCCTGCTGAAGCAGCTTCAGACCTTTGACAGTAATGAGATCGGGATCGCCGGGACCTGCTCCAATAATGTATACTTTCATCTATTTTCTCACCACCATTAAAGTTAAATATTCCAGCTCACGCCCTTGCAGCTCCTCCACATTGCGCCAAATCATTTCCTCGGAAGATGTCACTTTGGTAATAACGGAAGCCTTGTCCACCAATTGCAGGTCACGCAGCACCGTCAGCATGAGATCAATCACCTTGGCCACTTTAATAAAAACGATGCAGTCGTGCTCTTCAATCGCTTTGCGCATGGCTTCGTAATCGTCTACTGCCGGTACGATCGCGATTTGCTCATCCCCGTCCGCCATCGGTAGTCCTAATCGGGATGCTGAAGCATTCACCGACGATATGCCCGGTATGGAAACGGCCTGAACCTCGGGATGCTGCTCCTTCATCAACCGCATCAAATGAATATATGTGCTGAAAATCATCGGATCCCCTTCGGTAACGAATGCGACATCCTTACCCTCGGCGAGACACTGATATACCAGCTCCACCGTCTTGGTCCATTGCGCTTCCAGGGCTTCTTTGTCCCTCGTCATAGGGAAGGTGAGTCCGAGCATTTCTTTATCCGCTGTATTCATATACATCTCTGTAATCGCTAGTGCATAGCTTTTAGCTCCGCGCATTTTTCTCGGGTATGCGATAACCGGACATTCTTTCAGCAGCCGGAACGCTTTGACCGTAATGAGCTCCGGGTCCCCGGGACCAACGCCAACACCGTATAACGTGCCGATTTTACTCATCATCGTTTCCTCCCTGATCTGTCGCTTCCGCATGCTTGGCTTTGGCTGTGATGATGTAAATGGGATTGAGGGCATCAAAGCGCTTCATATTCAAAATCGGCTTACTTCTCGACACCTGTGCCAGCGTAATCTGCGTCTCAAACCCCAGGCTTGTGAACGTCTGATCAGCTTCATACAGTGTCTCAATGGTTGCAGCGTTCAGCACGATTCTGCCCTTCGGCTTAAGCCGCTGTGAACAAACCTTTACTAGCTCCTTCATCTCGCCGCCGGTGCCGCCAATGAAGATAGCGTCGGGGTCCGCAAAGGAATCCAAGCCTTGAGGAGCCCGGCCCTGAACAACCGTGAGATCTACTCGAAATTTCCGGCAGTTATCCAAGCAATTTTGCAAATCGTCAGCATTTTTCTCAATCGCGAATACTTGTCCGTACTTGGCTATTTTGGCAGATTCAATGGCCACCGAGCCTGTACAAGTACCAATATCCCACACGACACTGTCTGCTTTCAGCCGCATTTGGCTCAGACTCAGAACGCGAATTTCTTTCTTCGTAATCAGCCCTTTATCCGGCTTTCGCTGTGCGAATTGATCATCCTCGATGCCTAATGTCCACTCCGGGCCAGCTGATTGCCATATCAGGAGCATCACATTGAGCGGCGAAAATTCCGCTGCCGTAAGCTGCTCCAATTCGTACCAACCTGTGCGTTCGCTATCGCTGTCTAAATTCTCGGCAATAAATGCCCGGTACTCCGTCATTCCGTAGGAGAGCAGATACCTGGCAATCTCAGCCGGTGTGTTCGTATCATCGGTCAGCAGTGCGATTTTGTGCTTGCCGTCTATTCGCTGTATGAGGCCTTTCATGCTGCGGCCATGTACACTGGTGATGTAAGCGTCCTGCCAGCTTTCCCCGATGCGGGCGAAGGCTAGTTGAATCGAGCTGACATTTGGATAAATCTCTATCCCGTTTAGCTTCTTCGAGGCGTATCCTCCTATTCCATAAAAGAGAGGATCACCTGTAGCAAGAATGACGGTTCTCTTCTCTGTTCCTGCGATCGTCTCCATCAACGCCTGCAGGCTTCCTTTAATCACGATTTTCTCCCCTGAAAATCCGGAAAGAGAGCTAGCTGGCGTTCCCCGCCGACTAATACCTCGCACTCCTCTATCCACTTCATATACAGAGGTAACAGGCTCTCTTTCCCATTACCGCTGATACCAATCATTTTCATTGTGCCGCTCATTCGATTCATCCTATCTGTGTATAATGCCATTCAAAATGATAATAGTTTTCGGAGCTGATTCATGTATCTTGCTATCCGGTTATGTGGATCATCTAGCGTGTAAACGTTGACAACCGTTATACGATGCCACACCGCTCGTACAATGCTACAGAGCCTGTGGCTCTCTTCGAATTGAGGACTGACCCAGCAGCTCTGCTTTCATGGAAATGATGACGGTTTCGATTTCATCGAAGCCTCCGCCCCCAACCTCCAGAAGACCTGCGCGGCAGCACCTTTCGCATAAACGTTCAAAATAGCGGCGATGACCGCTTGCCGCCATCAGATCGCCTACCTGCGCCGCTGTGTTGGCGTTTCGGATTTCTTCAAGTAAAGTGTCGGAAGCTTCTGACTCTACTGCTACCTGTGCCAAAAAATTAAAATCAACCGGGGCACTCTTGGAATGCACCATCATCACTCCCTGAGCAACCTTGGAGAATTTCCCCATCATCCCGACTAGTGTCACTTTGCGGACTCCCTGCCTCTGGCACTGCGTCAAGGCGAAGCCGACGAAATCGCCCATTTCCACAAAGGCTTCCTCTGGAAGATTCGGATACATGCTGATTCCGTAAGTCTCCGTGCGGCCACCTGTGGATAACACAATATGCTCACAGCCGCATTTGACGGCGACGCGGATCGCCTGAGCTACACTGGCTTTATAGGCAGCTGTTGAGAAAGGTACCACGATTCCCCGTGTGCCTAAGATCGAAATGCCGCCGATGATACCAAGCCGCCCATTGAGCGTTTTCTTGGCGATTTCTTCGCCGTCAGGCACAGAGACGAGCACGTAGACGCCGCGCTCCATCTCGTACTGCTCGAGCACCTCTTGCACGGTCTCGCGAATCATTTTTCTCGGCACGGGGTTGATCGCGGCCATGCCGACCTCCACGGGGAGGCCGGGCTTCGTGACGCGCCCGACGCCGATGCCTCCGTCGATCGCGATGCCGGGCTCATCGCGCCAGCTCACGCGCACGATGATCTTAGCGCCGTGCGTCGCGTCAGGGTCATCGCCGCCGTCCTTAATCACGGCGGCCTCGCCCCACAGCTGCGTGTACTCGCAGCTGTGCAGAGCAAATGCGACCGTATCCCCGATCGGGATACGGATGCGCACTTCCGCTTGCGGCGCCTGCTCGATGAGCGCCAGCAGCGCCGCCTTGGCTCCTGCGGTCGCGCAGGAGCCTGTGGTGTAGCCATGGCGGAGCGGCTTCGCTTGCTCGTCCATGGCCTGTTTTACCCCATCCGCGCTGCGAGGATGGACAGCGCGTTCACGGCAGCCACGGCGACCGGACTGCCGCCCTTGCGGCCGATATTCGTGATGAACGGAATATCGAGCTTCGCCAGCTCCTCCTTCGACTCCGCTGCCGAGACGAAGCCGACCGGCACGCCGATGACGAGTCCGGGCTTCGCAACGCCTTCTTTGATCAGGCGGATCAGCTCCAGTAGCGCCGTCGGCGCATTGCCAATGGCAAAAACACCGCCTTCCGCCTCTTGGATCGCTTTGCGAATGGAAATAATCGCACGTGTCGTGTTGAGCCTTTTGGCTTCCTCGATGACATCTTGATCGGATATGTATACTTTGACCTCGCCGCCGTACTGCTCGATGCGGGGCTTGCTAATGCCCACCTGCACCATTTGCACGTCGGCAACCAGAATTTTCCCAGAACGAATTGCTTCAACGCCAGCTTCAATTGCTCTGGGATGGAACCGCATGCTTCTTCCCAGTTCAAAATCCGCCGAAGCATGAATTACGCGCTGAACGACCGGATATTGTTCCTCTGTGAAGCTGTGCTCACCAAGCTCTTCCGTAATCATTTCGAAGCTCTTCTCCTCGATTTCCTGCGGCTGAACGGTTAGCGGTTTAAAGTCCGTATGAAATTCCATGGTCTATGCCTCCTTAAAAATAAGCTGTCCGATATGCTGCAGCACACCGTCAAAGTCTGCGTACTGGGTCCCATATTCCAGCCCCGGACGGCCGATCACAATGCTCTCAATGCCCATCTCCAGCGCTGCTTCCAGCTTCTCATCCACCGCGCCTACTTTTCCGCTTTCTTTGGTGATCATCAGTGTAACGTTATAGTGGGCGTATAGCGCTTGATTCAGCTCTTTGGAAAAAGGACCTTGCATCGCGACAATGTTCCTCTGCTCCAATCCCAGCTCTTCGCATTTTTCCATATTGTCCTTGCGCGGAAGCATACGGGCAATTAATGTTGTATCAGGCAGCCCTAACAAGCGCTTCGCAAAAATGCCTAGGGTTTTGCTGCCCGTCGTGAGCATAATATTGCCTCTTCTTTGCGCAGCTTCTTCCGCCGCTGCTTGGTAATCATCGACGATCGTAATGAGACCACTCTGTTCGTAAGTTAGACTTTGGCGCTCAAAGCGAACGTAAGGAACCTTAGCTTCCTGCGATGCCGCTATCGCATTCTTGGAAGCCTCCTCCGCAAACGGATGTGTAGCGTCGACCACGGCACGGATGCATTTATCACGAATGAGCTCCTGCATCTGTTCCGCTGTCAATCTGCCGGTCAGGACAGGAAGTCCTTCCATCTCCATGCTTTTAGCTGCACTGTCAGTAACCACCGTCGTCAGAATTGCATGGCCTTCAGCTCGAATTTGGAGTGCGAGCTCTCTCGCATCGCTTGTTCCGGCTAGGACAAGAATCATATCTTTGTACCCCCAATTTGAACGGGGATGCTGTCTTGCAGCTGTGTATGGTCGTGTTCGTGTTGTTCGCTGTGTTCCTCATGGTGATGATCTTGGACGTGATCACGCTCGTGCACATCCGCATGACGGTGATGATGATTATGTTCAAGGCCAAGATTCTCCTCTTGGTGTTGATGGTGGTGTTCATCGTGCTCTTGGTGATGCTCTTGGTGGTGTTCATGGTTGTGCTCACGATGATGATGATGGTGAACATGTCCATGGTCATGATGGTGCTCATCATGAAGCCCATGGTGATCATGATGATGATCATGGTCGATATGCTTCATCGCTTCCAAACGGTACTGACACATATCGCAGTTCATTTTCACCTCATCCTGGACGGCCTCTAGCGCCCGGCTTATGAGAATTTCCTTCAGAATCGGATGGAAGCCGAAATAGGGAGCAAGCACAAACTCATGGTTTACATACTTCTCGCCGTACCCCTCAACCAAACTTTCCATCCTTTGAATCAACACACCCGTGAACAAGAAGTACGGGAGAATCACAACCTTCTTTGCTCCAAGTCGGATACATCGTTCAACACCTTCATCAATCAGCGGAGCCGTTACCCCGATAAAGGCGGTCTCCACCCATTTGACCTTAAGGCGTTCCCACAAAAGCCGAGAAATTTTGAACAAATCACTGTTTGCGTCTGGATCGCTGCTTCCGCGTCCTACGACGAGGAGAGCCGTGTCCTCTTGCTCCTGCTCCACTTGGATCCCAGAGTCAAGAATCCGTGAGGTTAAGATGTCAAGAATTTGATCGTGAACACCGATTGGTCTCCCGTAGGTGAACTGAACTTGCGGATATTTCAGCTTCGCTTCGTCGATCGCTGCAGGAATATGGATTTTGGCGTGTCCGGCAGCAAATAATATAATCGGTATCACGATCACACGTGATGCTCCTTGCGATATACATCGTTCAATTCCTTGTGAAATCGTAGGCAGAACGAACTCCAAGAAACACGTTTCCACTAAAAAACCATTCATTCTTGCAGAAATATCAGCTACAAATTGCCTGACCTCTTCATTACCTTCTTCATCCCTGCTGCCATGACCAACAAATAAAACTGCATTCATATCTCGTTCTCCTCCTGAACTTCTATTGCAAATGATCCAAGCATTAATCCCCGCAGGCCGCATTTTCGATGACAAAGCCTTGCGCTTCCTGATGTCGGTACCCTTCGATCTCCTTCACCCTCTTATAAAATTTATGGAATCTTTCATTCGGATGTCCTTCTGTCTTGTATCGTTCAACGATTCGCGCTACAAGCTCGACAATCTCTCCTGGCTCGATTCCTTCAGCTACAGGCTGGGCAGGATGCGCGTTTCGTCCCACCGTTTTGCCCCCAAGAAACAAATCAAACTTTTCTTTCCTGTACACGATACCGATATCCTGTTGTACAGCACCGTAGCATGCCATCCCGCATCCGTTAAAACCTATCTTTAATTCTTTGGGAACCTCGAGATTGCCGACTCGCTTATGAATGGCCTCTGCATAAGGAATGGATTCACTTTTTTCCAGATTACAAAAATCACAAGCTTTGATTTGCGCTAGGTCTCCAATAGGAGAGAGCAGAAGTCCCAGCGCTTCAAGCTCCTCTGTTATTTCTACCGGATTCTCCGTTTGAATTCTTACGATCAACTGATGATGCGGCGTGTATTCCATATCTCCGCGATCCCCAAGGATTTGTCCCAAAGCTACTAACTGTGTACTGCTTAGCTTTTTATTGGCAATTCCAGGGCTAACCGCGAATTCAAAGATTGATTTCGTCGCTGTCACCGCCGATTGTACTTGCGTTTGTGCTCGTAGTTCAGCTGATATTAGTGTTTGTGCCTGTAGTTGTGCTGGTAGCTGCACTGGTGCAGCACACGATTCTTCTCCTTTTCCTCGGGAAACGAGTTGGAGCGCCTCCACAGCCAGTTCATGTAGATTTGGCCTTACCTGCAAAGTTTCATCGAACCCCAGCGCCGGAACTAACGGCTTTGTATTCCTTGATTCTCCGATTACCTGTGACGCCTCTTCTTGTGCAAGCGCCCAAGGCTCTGCCTCCGCTTGAAGTCTTTGATGAGGCTTCAGAGGCTGAATCTCTGCTCCAAGCGTATATTTGCGCTGATAGCCTCTTGGCGTAATCATGAGCCCGTCGTAATTTTTAGTGCTTGAATTGCCGATGATGATGGTGGTCAACATGCCAATTTCGTAGTTCAACATTTCAGATAGCGTCGTGACGATGACATGCTCCCGATCCCGATACGCACTCTTGACAATACCTACGGGCGTATCCGGTGAACGATATTGAAGGAGGATTCTCTGAGTCTCCACGATCTGCCTCGTCCTTCTTCCGCTGCGCGGATTGTACAAAGCGATAACAAAATCGGCCTGCCCCGCCGCCTCAACTCTTTTGGCAATGAATTCCCAAGGTGTAAGGTGATCACTGAGGCTAATTGTGCAAGCATCATGCATGATTGGCGCCCCAAGCAGCGAGCCTGCAGAATGTAGAGCGGAAATACCCGGGATGACCTCCACTTCAACCCCTGCAGACCGTGTCCAGCCCTGCTCCATCAGCACCTCATAGACGAGTCCAGCCATTCCATATACACCTGCGTCACCGCTTGATATGACTGCTACCTTCTTGCCTGAATTAGCCTGCCGGACTGCCTCTTGCGCTCTGCTGACCTCCTCCGTCATGCCTGTTCGAACGATTTGTTGTTCTGTGAGCAGGCCTGAGATCAAGTCCACATATGTGTTGTAGCCAATAACGACCTCACTCTCTTGAATCGCTTCGCGTGCCCGCCTGGTCATATGTTCAAAGCTTCCCGGACCGAAGCCGATAATCAGCAACTTCCCTTTCATATCTTCATCCCCTCTCACAAAATTGCCCGTCTAAAACCCAGTTTCACGATATGTAAGCATGAAAAAAAGCACTTCCAACACAGAATCATGTTAGAAGTGCTTGGTTAGCGCGCCAAAAAAGAAGAAAAAAGGAGCAACCGCTCTCTAACACTCCCTAATTCCTCGTAGGGTTTGCAGTGTTGATAAACCAGGCAGGTCTCCTGACTTCGATTACCGTCTCTTCGCGTCTTCCCGGAGCAAACGCTCCAGTGACTTTCGTGCGAAAAGATGCCGAAATAATTCGGCCATCGTTACAGTGGCGGGTCCGTGCCGGATTTTCACCGGACTTCCCTTTTAACCAAATGAAAGGTTCATTTGGCACCTGATTCCAAATATGCAATTAGAAATATCCTATCATCAATACTATCGCTTGTCTACGCATTATTCATAGATTACTTGGTATAAGCCCTCTAGCAAGCTCCTATAATCTAATGGATTATATTCAATTTCGGAGAAAGAAACATGAATCACCTTATTCGACGTTTTTACGACGAAAAAGCTTTTTTCGGTGTTTTCAGGATCTATGTACGTATAGCAATCCAACTGCGTGCTTCCTGTCTTTTGCTGAAGGAATTGCGTAGCTTCCAAACTGTGATTTGCATAGCTAGGCATATTCTGCCCTCCTTCCCAGAAAAGTCGCTATCTTCTATATCGCAGCATGGTATATACCATCAGATAGGAACAGCACATGACGAGCATCATGGCACAGATAAAAATAAGCGAACTGCTTGACTCTATCGTATCCAATGAGTCTTGTACAATCTCTACAGGATCGCTCACAATATCCCAACTATTCCAACGCAAAAAACGTCCCAGAAAAACCCCTATACTGCACAAAAACTGCAAAACGCCGACAAACAGCCACGCGGTACGTGAGCGAAATTTCTCCATGAACATCTCGTGAACAATGTACAATGATAATAATCCTGTTAACAGAGCGGTAAATGCCGTCAGCGCGTTAAGCAATATATCATATTGGATCGGAATTGAGGTTTTTAAGTACGTCAAGTGAACGATGTCAGTAATGATATAAGGGGAGTTGGGATAAAATAGCAGCCAGAATGCCAGTCCAAATAAAATGCCGAAGCGGAAGTCCGCTTTTTTTGCCATGCATATCGTACGACTAAAGCTGCCACAAGCGGGATCCAAGCCAAAATGAGATTAGGCAGAATCAGCCAATGGTAGAGCGTGCTGTGCGACCATATGATCCTTAATAGCAAGAGTAGGACACTGCCGGAAGACGCAATGAACAACGCAAGCACAATTCGCAGTAGCGATTGATTCAATTGTATGAATGATCTTAAATTCAGGGGAAGCCTCTCCTTTCAACATTTTATTATACATGAGAAGCATAGAAAGACGTATTCCTTCTTTAATTTTCGGAATTTTCATACTATAATAAAAGTGTAAGGATGACGCTTTCAACTTTCGATTGGAGGGGGAATCATGATGAGCGAACAACGTGCGCAAGGACTGATCTTTGTGATTACCGGCACCAGCGGTTCAGGACGCAAAACTATTGCCCGCCGCATTGCCGAGGAGCTCGGATTTTCATCGGTTGTCTCTTACACAACTCGAACACCAAGACCTAAAGAAATCGAGGGAACGGATTACAAATTTATATCGAGGAAAGCGTTTATCGATGCGGATATTGCGGGCGAATTCTTTCAAACAGTTGAAATTGACGGCAATTTCTATGGCATCAAACGAGCAGATCTGGAGCAAGCTCTTAGAGAGCATGAGTCCATCTACGTCATTGTCAATCGCTACGCAGCCAACCGGTTTAAGTACGAATTTGGAGACCGGGCTATTCGTATTTTCATCTATGTA
This genomic window from Paenibacillus hexagrammi contains:
- the cobJ gene encoding precorrin-3B C(17)-methyltransferase, whose translation is MKGKLLIIGFGPGSFEHMTRRAREAIQESEVVIGYNTYVDLISGLLTEQQIVRTGMTEEVSRAQEAVRQANSGKKVAVISSGDAGVYGMAGLVYEVLMEQGWTRSAGVEVEVIPGISALHSAGSLLGAPIMHDACTISLSDHLTPWEFIAKRVEAAGQADFVIALYNPRSGRRTRQIVETQRILLQYRSPDTPVGIVKSAYRDREHVIVTTLSEMLNYEIGMLTTIIIGNSSTKNYDGLMITPRGYQRKYTLGAEIQPLKPHQRLQAEAEPWALAQEEASQVIGESRNTKPLVPALGFDETLQVRPNLHELAVEALQLVSRGKGEESCAAPVQLPAQLQAQTLISAELRAQTQVQSAVTATKSIFEFAVSPGIANKKLSSTQLVALGQILGDRGDMEYTPHHQLIVRIQTENPVEITEELEALGLLLSPIGDLAQIKACDFCNLEKSESIPYAEAIHKRVGNLEVPKELKIGFNGCGMACYGAVQQDIGIVYRKEKFDLFLGGKTVGRNAHPAQPVAEGIEPGEIVELVARIVERYKTEGHPNERFHKFYKRVKEIEGYRHQEAQGFVIENAACGD
- a CDS encoding guanylate kinase, with the protein product MMSEQRAQGLIFVITGTSGSGRKTIARRIAEELGFSSVVSYTTRTPRPKEIEGTDYKFISRKAFIDADIAGEFFQTVEIDGNFYGIKRADLEQALREHESIYVIVNRYAANRFKYEFGDRAIRIFIYVNKQTIMERLLARQTPADVVDNYLKHYIEEVSYRKQCEHVFENIDLQQTSESVRTTMLSYMPTPAN
- a CDS encoding DUF1361 domain-containing protein, which encodes MAKKADFRFGILFGLAFWLLFYPNSPYIITDIVHLTYLKTSIPIQYDILLNALTAFTALLTGLLSLYIVHEMFMEKFRSRTAWLFVGVLQFLCSIGVFLGRFLRWNSWDIVSDPVEIVQDSLDTIESSSSLIFICAMMLVMCCSYLMVYTMLRYRR